The Lactuca sativa cultivar Salinas chromosome 2, Lsat_Salinas_v11, whole genome shotgun sequence genome includes a window with the following:
- the LOC111883437 gene encoding glucan endo-1,3-beta-glucosidase 2, which yields MLKFCDFRGFQSMKLLMMVVLSIFLLVSGDEDAFIGVNIGTDLSDMPHPTQVVALLKSQQIRHVRLYDADRGMLTALANTGIKVVVTIPNDQLLGIGQSNSTAAHWVSQNIVAHYPATNITTICVGSEVFNNLPNVAPVLVTALKFIHGALVASNLDRQIKVSTPIASTIILDSFPPSQAFFNHSWSPVMAPLLKFLQSTGSSLMLNIYPYYDYMNSNGVIPLDYALFKPLPANKEAVDANTLLHYTNVFDASVDAAYYAMASLNVTNVPVLVTESGWPSKGDPNEPDATSDNANTYNSNLIKHVLNQTGTPKHPGIPVSTYIYELYNEDIKEGSVSEKNWGLFDANGKPIYTLQLTNSGPTFANNTGNLSHCVAMEGADKKMLQAALDWACGPGKVNCSALLQGQPCYEPDNVVSHANFAFDAYYHMMGRGEGTCDFNGVATLTSTDPSHGSCQLFGNGGMNGTSLNSTIADFNSTSSSAGGGGYGGAGVLMKVVFVLAVVVL from the exons ATGTTGAAGTTTTGCGATTTCAGAGGGTTTCAATCCATGAAACTTCTGATGATGGTTGTGTTATCGATCTTCCTTCTTGTTTCTGGTGATGAAG ATGCATTCATCGGAGTGAACATCGGAACTGATCTTTCCGACATGCCACACCCAACTCAGGTCGTCGCCCTCCTCAAATCACAACAAATCCGTCACGTCCGTTTATACGACGCCGATCGAGGGATGCTCACCGCCCTCGCCAACACCGGAATCAAAGTCGTCGTCACCATCCCCAACGACCAACTCCTCGGAATCGGCCAATCCAACTCCACCGCCGCCCATTGGGTATCCCAAAACATCGTCGCTCATTACCCCGCCACCAACATCACCACCATCTGCGTCGGCTCCGAGGTCTTCAACAACCTCCCAAACGTCGCCCCTGTTCTTGTCACAGCCCTCAAATTCATCCACGGCGCTCTCGTAGCATCAAATCTCGACCGTCAGATCAAAGTATCAACCCCCATCGCATCCACTATCATCCTCGATTCCTTCCCGCCATCACAAGCTTTCTTCAACCATTCATGGAGTCCGGTAATGGCGCCGCTTCTGAAATTCCTCCAGTCCACCGGATCTTCTCTTATGCTTAACATATACCCGTATTACGATTACATGAACTCAAACGGAGTAATACCTTTGGATTACGCTTTATTCAAACCATTGCCGGCGAACAAGGAAGCGGTGGACGCGAACACCCTTTTACACTACACCAACGTCTTTGACGCCTCGGTGGACGCCGCCTACTACGCCATGGCTTCCCTGAACGTCACGAATGTTCCAGTTCTTGTAACAGAGTCCGGTTGGCCATCAAAAGGCGATCCAAACGAACCAGATGCCACTTCAGACAACGCAAACACCTACAACAGTAATTTAATCAAACATGTCTTGAATCAAACTGGAACCCCAAAGCATCCTGGGATTCCGGTGAGTACTTACATCTACGAGCTATACAACGAAGACATTAAAGAAGGGTCGGTTTCAGAGAAGAATTGGGGACTTTTTGATGCGAATGGAAAACCGATTTATACTCTACAGTTGACGAATTCGGGTCCGACTTTTGCCAATAATACTGGGAATCTGAGTCATTGTGTGGCCATGGAAGGTGCTGATAAGAAAATGTTGCAGGCGGCGTTGGACTGGGCTTGTGGGCCGGGGAAGGTGAACTGTTCGGCGTTGTTGCAGGGGCAACCGTGCTATGAACCGGATAACGTGGTGTCACATGCGAACTTTGCTTTTGATGCTTATTATCATATGATGGGTAGAGGTGAAGGGACTTGTGATTTTAATGGCGTTGCAACGTTGACATccactgatccaa GTCATGGTTCTTGTCAGCTTTTTGGAAATGGTGGTATGAATGGGACGAGTTTGAACAGCACCATAGCTGATTTTAATTCTACAAGCTCCTCCGCAGGTGGCGGCGGCTATGGTGGTGCTGGTGTTTTGATGAAGGTTGTATTTGTATTGGCCGTGGTGGTGTTGTGA